One region of Sulfurisphaera ohwakuensis genomic DNA includes:
- a CDS encoding protease pro-enzyme activation domain-containing protein has product MQNKALFLSLLFILSILTPLLTVTQTEYIPPTQLNGFHKIGSLPSNEKVIFTVYIPLKNLGLLYYYAYAVSNPSSPLYHHFLNKTQIERLFYPTTEYEHVLQYLKENDFNILFTASDSVIVAEGSVAQIENTLGVNYAVYSNGSLTYYTVYGVPKLPVYVVSNNLTTIFFNHPTTLITQKNLEKFYQTVNQTFSIEAYWPTALQKVYNLTFLFNNGYKGQNYTIGILDFYGDPYIAQQLAYFDKITGLPNPPNFTIVPIGPYNPNLGILTGWAGEISLDVEIAHTMAPEANITLYIANPNLPLSSVIAYIVSQDKVDVLSQSFSIPESSFSSFFNGELFYSCVVLTDEYYAMGVTEGITFLASSGDAGGSGYSNGPIGTVGYPSVSPYVIAVGGTTTYIQFPNGSYYQTAWSNYGFVPNFVNYGGSTGGISIVEPKPWYQSSLSTPVTYPNGREIPDVSANADVFPGIYIVCSGNVTVITGGTSEASPLTAGALVTVMSYLHKKLGLITPTLYMIAENSSLYNKVFYPITFGYNIPWTTSYGYNLVTGWGTINFGELATTLQTLKPSPSLSIVVNVYNTTGETPEEFFPGEEMLITANITYSDVSVTSGTFFATIESVYGNTTTVELAYNPTSKEWTATVTLPSTAIGVIFVYVYGSSDGIKGLGYYETFSGYYVQFLNPVTSVPFDSNVTPVIEAEICNVYGVPAPTTQSFTLTLYSYNITTNLFADVGGVTLTYNPHIGAWVGILSSLPSGVILAEANGAYGFDAFMNGIYLQTMFILPDVIVEPGAVGGGQAVVIEGLPEPPLSVALTNPLTYNDILYGSNITAKLISPSGEVVSEARVLFNPTIDAYEGYLPVPKNVQAGVYTIILNAVYDSYTLGEYITGQFYGQIYVSPAYNVPQIETVRYTYGGETINIYANITYPNGTEVKFGMYSADVYPTILSSEYSTISNLIQIPLWYNPSLGLWVGNVTLPSSYSLGNLTYFATTYFGVPFDILVTGVSADGIPTTTNISAEHTFYVLPYTQIKGKTIDLGQTYNAYLVDDTIEGNVTLMNDILFNDTIEGHVTIINSNVSLVYVKDSSITIVSSTVNSIYAYSSNVSLVGTTAEFLNLSSTKLTLINSKVISITPSLPLITITSPKPNSNVTGTITISYTITGTDISEVEILLNGQLVKTFVPSTSPIIGNYSINTAMYPDGTYNITVVAVQNDGLSNSSSVMVNFANQLSSLSAALSNNVNSINSHISSLGNTLSSDVSTLNNNISSAKTYALIGIVLAIIGIIVGIVALVMRRR; this is encoded by the coding sequence ATGCAAAATAAGGCGTTATTTCTATCCCTCCTTTTCATATTATCAATCCTAACTCCACTATTAACGGTAACACAAACAGAATATATTCCTCCAACTCAATTAAATGGCTTTCATAAAATAGGGAGTTTACCTAGTAATGAAAAAGTAATATTTACAGTATATATTCCCCTTAAGAACTTAGGGCTTTTATATTACTACGCTTATGCTGTTTCAAACCCCTCATCGCCACTATATCATCACTTCTTAAATAAGACACAGATCGAAAGACTATTTTATCCTACTACAGAATATGAACATGTTTTACAGTATCTAAAGGAGAATGATTTTAATATACTATTTACCGCTTCAGATTCAGTAATTGTAGCTGAAGGAAGTGTAGCTCAAATTGAAAACACACTTGGTGTAAATTATGCAGTGTATTCTAACGGTTCACTTACATATTATACCGTTTATGGAGTTCCTAAACTACCAGTATATGTAGTATCTAATAATTTAACCACTATATTCTTTAATCATCCAACGACTTTAATAACTCAGAAAAACCTAGAAAAATTCTATCAAACTGTTAATCAAACATTTTCAATTGAAGCATACTGGCCAACAGCATTACAAAAAGTGTACAATTTAACTTTCTTGTTTAATAATGGTTATAAGGGGCAAAACTACACTATTGGAATTTTGGACTTTTATGGCGATCCTTACATAGCACAGCAATTAGCATATTTCGATAAAATAACTGGGTTACCAAATCCACCAAACTTCACAATAGTTCCCATTGGTCCTTATAATCCGAACCTCGGAATATTAACTGGTTGGGCTGGAGAAATTAGTTTAGATGTTGAAATTGCACACACAATGGCTCCTGAAGCAAATATAACCTTGTATATTGCCAATCCCAATTTACCTTTATCATCGGTAATTGCTTACATAGTTTCACAAGATAAAGTTGATGTACTTTCTCAAAGCTTTAGTATACCAGAATCGTCCTTCTCCTCATTTTTCAATGGTGAACTATTTTACTCATGTGTAGTCTTAACTGATGAATACTATGCCATGGGTGTTACAGAAGGGATAACATTCCTAGCAAGTAGTGGTGATGCTGGAGGAAGTGGTTATAGTAATGGACCTATTGGCACGGTAGGGTATCCTTCAGTATCTCCTTATGTAATAGCAGTAGGAGGTACAACAACATACATACAATTCCCTAATGGTTCATATTATCAAACAGCTTGGTCAAATTACGGATTCGTTCCAAACTTCGTAAATTACGGTGGTTCTACGGGTGGAATAAGTATTGTTGAGCCTAAACCTTGGTATCAATCTAGCTTATCTACACCCGTAACATATCCAAACGGAAGAGAAATTCCAGATGTTTCTGCAAATGCAGATGTATTTCCAGGGATTTATATTGTATGCTCTGGTAATGTAACTGTAATTACTGGAGGAACAAGTGAAGCTTCACCATTAACTGCTGGTGCTTTAGTCACTGTTATGAGTTATCTCCACAAAAAATTAGGTCTAATTACTCCAACGCTTTATATGATTGCTGAAAATTCTTCCTTATATAATAAAGTGTTCTATCCAATAACTTTTGGCTACAATATACCATGGACTACAAGTTATGGTTACAACTTAGTCACAGGTTGGGGAACGATAAACTTCGGTGAATTGGCAACTACTTTACAAACACTTAAACCATCGCCAAGCTTATCGATAGTTGTTAACGTTTATAATACTACTGGTGAAACTCCAGAAGAGTTCTTCCCTGGAGAAGAGATGTTGATTACTGCAAATATTACTTATAGTGATGTTTCAGTAACTTCTGGAACCTTCTTTGCTACTATAGAATCTGTATATGGTAATACAACAACTGTTGAATTAGCATATAATCCTACATCAAAAGAATGGACAGCAACAGTAACTCTACCATCAACAGCTATTGGTGTTATATTTGTTTATGTTTACGGCTCATCAGATGGAATTAAAGGATTAGGATATTATGAAACATTCTCTGGGTATTATGTACAGTTCCTAAATCCAGTTACTAGTGTACCTTTTGATAGTAATGTGACTCCAGTGATAGAGGCTGAAATATGTAACGTCTATGGAGTTCCAGCCCCTACTACTCAGTCTTTTACCCTTACCTTATACAGTTATAATATTACGACAAATTTGTTTGCAGATGTAGGCGGAGTAACGTTAACTTATAATCCTCATATAGGAGCCTGGGTGGGAATACTATCATCTTTACCTTCTGGAGTAATCTTGGCTGAAGCTAATGGCGCTTATGGTTTTGATGCCTTTATGAATGGAATATATCTACAAACAATGTTTATATTACCAGATGTAATAGTTGAACCAGGTGCGGTTGGAGGAGGGCAAGCTGTAGTTATTGAAGGTCTGCCAGAGCCACCATTATCAGTAGCATTAACTAATCCTTTAACTTATAATGATATACTGTACGGTTCTAATATAACTGCAAAGTTGATAAGTCCAAGCGGCGAAGTGGTCAGTGAAGCTAGAGTATTATTTAACCCAACAATTGATGCCTACGAAGGTTACTTACCAGTACCTAAAAATGTTCAAGCGGGAGTTTATACGATAATTCTTAATGCGGTTTATGACTCATATACATTAGGAGAATATATAACTGGGCAGTTTTATGGTCAAATATATGTCTCGCCGGCGTATAATGTTCCACAAATAGAAACCGTAAGATATACTTACGGAGGAGAGACGATTAATATTTACGCTAATATAACATATCCAAACGGAACTGAAGTGAAATTTGGAATGTACTCTGCTGATGTTTATCCAACTATATTATCTAGTGAGTATTCTACTATAAGTAACTTAATTCAAATACCATTATGGTATAATCCCTCACTAGGCTTATGGGTAGGTAATGTAACTTTACCATCATCATACTCTTTAGGTAATCTGACTTACTTTGCTACAACTTACTTTGGAGTACCATTCGATATTCTAGTCACTGGAGTATCCGCCGATGGAATCCCGACAACAACAAATATATCTGCTGAACATACATTCTATGTTTTACCATATACTCAAATTAAAGGAAAAACGATTGATCTTGGACAAACTTATAACGCTTACCTTGTTGATGATACAATAGAAGGAAATGTTACCTTAATGAATGATATACTCTTTAATGATACAATAGAAGGTCATGTAACTATTATAAACTCTAATGTCTCATTAGTTTATGTTAAGGATAGTAGTATAACTATCGTATCCTCCACGGTTAATAGTATATACGCTTATAGCTCTAATGTCTCATTAGTTGGGACTACTGCAGAATTTTTGAACTTAAGTTCAACCAAACTTACTCTAATTAACTCGAAAGTGATCAGTATAACACCCTCATTACCACTTATAACAATTACATCACCTAAACCAAATTCAAACGTAACCGGTACAATTACAATATCTTACACAATTACTGGAACGGATATATCTGAAGTTGAAATACTGTTAAACGGTCAATTAGTAAAAACATTTGTGCCATCTACATCGCCTATAATAGGCAATTACTCAATAAATACCGCTATGTATCCAGATGGGACATATAACATTACTGTCGTAGCTGTACAAAATGACGGTCTATCAAACAGTTCATCAGTAATGGTTAATTTCGCAAATCAGTTATCATCACTAAGTGCAGCGTTAAGTAATAATGTGAACTCGATTAATTCTCACATATCTTCACTAGGAAATACTTTAAGCAGTGATGTCAGCACACTAAATAATAATATAAGTAGTGCAAAGACTTATGCACTAATTGGTATCGTATTAGCTATAATAGGTATAATAGTTGGTATTGTAGCGTTAGTAATGAGAAGAAGGTAA